The following proteins come from a genomic window of candidate division KSB1 bacterium:
- the yedF gene encoding sulfurtransferase-like selenium metabolism protein YedF — MYEARRNGGNRMKAVVVNSEAMGNGDPELGRTLILKFLNSLRRSETKPDVILFYNTGVRVLCQPGAVLEALQDLQASGVELIACGTCVSYFQLQDRILVGRVSNMDEIVATLMKADSVVTI, encoded by the coding sequence ATGTACGAAGCACGGCGGAACGGAGGGAATCGAATGAAGGCTGTGGTCGTAAACTCAGAGGCCATGGGCAATGGGGATCCGGAACTCGGCCGGACCCTGATCCTCAAGTTCCTGAACAGTCTGCGGAGGAGTGAAACCAAGCCGGACGTGATCCTTTTCTACAACACGGGCGTCAGGGTTCTTTGCCAACCTGGTGCAGTGCTGGAGGCGTTGCAAGACCTCCAGGCCTCCGGCGTAGAGCTCATCGCCTGTGGCACGTGCGTGTCCTATTTCCAGCTCCAGGACCGGATCCTCGTTGGCCGCGTCAGCAACATGGACGAGATCGTAGCTACGCTGATGAAAGCCGACTCCGTAGTAACAATCTGA
- a CDS encoding LEA type 2 family protein: protein MRANGRFGRSVTVVVLAFGMACAVGCSGKMALRSVVHEPEVSLQGVRVGQLSFEAVELVADLQVVNPNPFGVSLAGLEYEFQVAGQSLLSGRQEQGLEIRGRGESALSLPVQVVFRELREALKELADADSADYLLNVRLSFDLPVLGRLGVPLSHRARLPVLRLPELAFRGLRLRSLSLSSASVGIVLGVRNPNAFAFRVQGLEYSLDVHGATWLSGSAEGLGEVPPQGTTELEIPASIDFLQLGRSAQRLIASGGSLPYRLRGKLTFGSFLPFFHSSPIAFDFSGEAEWLR from the coding sequence ATGCGTGCCAATGGACGTTTCGGCCGCTCCGTCACCGTCGTTGTTCTCGCTTTCGGAATGGCTTGCGCGGTTGGCTGTTCCGGCAAAATGGCCCTCCGGTCCGTGGTGCACGAACCTGAGGTGAGCCTGCAGGGGGTCAGGGTAGGCCAGCTGTCTTTTGAGGCCGTGGAACTCGTCGCCGACCTTCAGGTGGTGAATCCGAATCCCTTCGGGGTCTCGTTGGCCGGGCTCGAGTACGAGTTTCAGGTGGCCGGTCAGTCGCTCCTATCCGGTCGGCAGGAGCAAGGCCTGGAGATTCGAGGGCGAGGCGAAAGTGCGCTGAGCCTCCCTGTGCAGGTCGTCTTCCGAGAGCTCCGCGAAGCGCTCAAGGAGCTTGCCGACGCGGACAGTGCCGACTACCTCCTGAACGTGAGGTTGTCTTTCGACCTCCCCGTGCTGGGACGGCTCGGGGTGCCCCTTTCCCACCGGGCGCGTCTACCGGTCCTCCGATTGCCCGAGCTCGCCTTTCGGGGCCTCCGTCTGAGAAGCCTCTCGCTGAGCTCAGCCAGCGTAGGAATTGTGCTCGGGGTGCGCAACCCGAACGCGTTCGCCTTCCGAGTGCAAGGGCTCGAGTATTCTCTGGATGTCCACGGGGCAACCTGGCTTTCCGGTTCGGCAGAGGGGCTCGGCGAGGTCCCCCCGCAAGGGACGACCGAACTCGAGATCCCAGCTTCCATTGACTTTCTCCAATTGGGCCGCTCGGCGCAGCGCCTCATCGCAAGCGGTGGATCCTTGCCGTACCGTCTCCGTGGGAAATTAACGTTCGGTTCGTTTCTGCCCTTCTTCCACTCCTCGCCGATCGCCTTCGACTTCTCGGGGGAGGCGGAATGGCTCAGGTGA